A portion of the Edaphobacter bradus genome contains these proteins:
- a CDS encoding SDR family NAD(P)-dependent oxidoreductase, giving the protein MPTLQNKVAIVTGSSSGIGQSIAIRLAAEGANIVVDYRSHPEGANDTKAKVEAVGGKAILVQADVSKLSDTQNLVDQTYKQLGRCDILVNNAGIEKGADFWDVTEQDYDAVLGVNLKGAFFLTQAFVRRLRDAKLPGRVINISSVHEDMAFPHFSTYCASKGAMRMLTRNLAVELGPLGITINNIAPGAIMTPINTALLGDKPKLDALLKNIPLNRLGKPEDVAGLAAFLAADDAAYITGSTYVVDGGLMVNYHEQ; this is encoded by the coding sequence TTGCCCACGCTGCAGAACAAAGTCGCCATCGTCACCGGCTCCAGCTCTGGCATCGGCCAGTCCATCGCCATTCGGCTCGCTGCCGAGGGCGCAAACATCGTCGTCGACTACCGCAGCCACCCCGAAGGCGCGAACGACACCAAAGCCAAAGTCGAAGCAGTGGGCGGCAAAGCGATTCTTGTCCAGGCCGACGTCTCCAAACTCAGCGACACCCAGAACCTCGTCGACCAGACGTACAAACAGCTAGGCCGCTGCGACATCCTCGTCAACAACGCCGGCATCGAAAAAGGCGCCGACTTCTGGGACGTCACCGAGCAGGACTACGACGCCGTCCTCGGCGTCAATCTCAAGGGAGCCTTCTTCCTCACTCAGGCCTTCGTCCGCCGCCTCCGCGACGCAAAACTCCCCGGCCGCGTCATCAACATCAGCTCCGTCCACGAGGACATGGCCTTTCCCCACTTCTCCACATACTGCGCCTCCAAGGGAGCCATGCGCATGCTCACGCGCAACCTCGCCGTCGAGCTCGGCCCGCTTGGCATTACCATCAACAACATCGCGCCAGGAGCCATCATGACCCCCATCAACACTGCGCTTCTCGGCGACAAACCCAAGCTCGACGCCCTTCTGAAAAACATCCCCCTCAACCGCCTGGGCAAACCCGAAGACGTCGCCGGCCTCGCCGCCTTCCTCGCCGCCGACGACGCCGCTTACATCACCGGCAGCACCTACGTCGTCGATGGAGGCCTCATGGTCAACTACCATGAGCAGTAA
- a CDS encoding cysteine hydrolase family protein, giving the protein MTMHNGIEIFSTVQELVHPQRTALLVYDMQVGIVPQIPDGPAILSKVQKLLKATRRAGIRTIFTRHMSLPLELMGAFQYRMAMAWQRKQSPAEVSSPFLRDSPGFQLVPELQPLPSEAIFDKLAMSAFEGTPLQFTLRDCGIRSLILAGIALEIGIEPTCRQAADLGIIPILVRDACGAGNAEAADQCVATLEHMGDTIVTDLMTITELLTNYHRQ; this is encoded by the coding sequence ATGACAATGCACAACGGCATCGAGATCTTCTCCACAGTTCAGGAACTGGTACACCCGCAGCGCACCGCGCTTCTCGTCTATGACATGCAGGTCGGCATCGTTCCGCAGATACCAGACGGCCCAGCCATTCTGAGCAAGGTTCAGAAACTCCTCAAAGCCACACGCCGAGCAGGCATCCGGACGATCTTCACCCGCCACATGTCGCTCCCGCTTGAGCTGATGGGCGCATTCCAATACCGCATGGCCATGGCCTGGCAACGCAAGCAAAGCCCCGCCGAGGTCTCCTCTCCATTTCTTCGCGACTCCCCGGGATTCCAGCTCGTCCCCGAGCTCCAGCCTCTTCCCAGCGAAGCCATCTTCGACAAGCTTGCCATGTCCGCTTTTGAGGGAACGCCTCTCCAGTTCACTCTGCGCGACTGTGGCATCCGCAGTCTCATCCTCGCCGGCATCGCCCTCGAGATCGGAATCGAGCCGACGTGCCGTCAAGCCGCCGACCTCGGCATCATCCCCATTCTCGTTCGCGACGCCTGCGGCGCAGGCAACGCCGAGGCCGCCGACCAATGCGTCGCAACGCTTGAGCACATGGGAGACACTATTGTCACCGACCTCATGACGATCACTGAACTGCTCACCAACTACCATAGGCAATAA
- a CDS encoding VOC family protein: protein MPHIGYVTLLVRDYDEALRFYTESLGFRLIEDTPLGDGKRWLLVAPPGATETSILLAQASTPEQTAHIGDQTGGRVALFLHTDDFWRDYERMQSKGVLFLENPRSESYGTVAVFCDLYGNRWDLLQPNR from the coding sequence ATGCCGCACATCGGATACGTCACCCTGTTGGTCCGAGACTACGACGAGGCCTTGCGTTTCTATACCGAATCGCTGGGCTTCAGACTCATCGAAGACACTCCCCTTGGCGACGGCAAGCGTTGGCTTCTAGTCGCTCCTCCCGGAGCCACGGAGACAAGCATCCTCCTCGCGCAAGCTTCTACGCCCGAACAGACGGCACACATCGGAGACCAGACCGGTGGCCGGGTCGCTCTCTTTCTCCACACCGACGATTTCTGGCGTGACTACGAGCGCATGCAGTCGAAGGGCGTTCTCTTCTTGGAGAACCCACGCAGCGAGTCCTACGGCACCGTCGCCGTCTTCTGCGATCTCTACGGAAACCGCTGGGACCTCCTCCAACCCAACCGGTAA
- a CDS encoding SAM hydrolase/SAM-dependent halogenase family protein has protein sequence MKLARLLLALLFAATTLHAQQSKQHVVGFMTDFDVKDDAIGICKAVMESIDPGVRVIDITHQATPYDVAEGARFLAGSAPYFPADAVIIVVIDPGVGSARKAIIAHSRRGQYFVLPDNGLLTLMPSKGENRIIAAREITNPAWMIGARLSSTFHGRDIFSPAGAHLARGDDWTTAGPALDVAKLVRIDIPVPTVDSTGLHAQVLGFDGPFGNVILNVPSETFARLGYDIGDSVPVTIDGRSYTIPFEKTFSDVPIASPLFYIDSRGRLALSLNQRNFAEQYKVSPGMAVIIPAKK, from the coding sequence ATGAAGCTCGCCCGTCTGCTGCTTGCTCTTCTCTTCGCCGCCACCACACTCCACGCCCAGCAATCCAAGCAGCACGTCGTCGGCTTCATGACCGACTTCGACGTCAAAGATGACGCAATCGGCATCTGCAAGGCCGTCATGGAAAGCATCGACCCCGGCGTCCGCGTCATCGATATCACCCACCAGGCCACGCCCTATGACGTCGCCGAAGGCGCCCGCTTCCTCGCCGGCTCCGCGCCTTACTTCCCTGCCGACGCAGTCATCATCGTCGTCATCGACCCCGGCGTCGGCAGCGCACGCAAGGCCATCATCGCCCACTCGCGGCGCGGCCAGTATTTCGTCCTCCCCGACAACGGCCTGCTCACGCTGATGCCATCCAAGGGCGAGAACCGGATCATCGCCGCCCGCGAGATCACCAACCCCGCATGGATGATCGGCGCGCGTCTCTCCTCCACCTTTCACGGCCGTGACATTTTCTCGCCCGCCGGAGCCCACCTCGCGCGCGGCGACGACTGGACCACCGCCGGCCCCGCGCTCGACGTCGCCAAGCTCGTTCGCATCGACATCCCCGTCCCCACCGTCGACTCCACCGGCCTCCACGCCCAGGTCCTCGGCTTCGACGGCCCCTTCGGCAACGTCATCCTCAACGTCCCGTCCGAGACCTTCGCCAGACTCGGCTACGACATCGGCGACTCCGTCCCTGTCACCATCGACGGCCGCTCTTACACCATTCCGTTCGAGAAGACCTTCAGCGACGTCCCCATCGCCAGCCCGCTCTTCTACATCGACTCCCGAGGCCGCCTCGCGCTCTCGCTCAACCAGCGCAACTTCGCCGAGCAGTACAAAGTCTCTCCCGGCATGGCCGTCATCATCCCGGCAAAGAAATAA
- the purB gene encoding adenylosuccinate lyase, giving the protein MIPRYTRAAMGRIWSDDNKYRCWLKVEAAASQALARFGLVPQEAADAIRDRGDFTVARINAIEDEVKHDVIAFTTTVAEHINNPEHSRWLHYGLTSTDVVDTAQALQIKEASTLIRAGIVTLSETLKRRALEFKNTPIIGRTHGIHAEPSTFGLKLLLWYSEIQRNLTRFDAAAEDLRVGKLSGAVGTFGHLKPEHEEAICAELGLKPADIATQVLQRDRHATYISTLAVLGSSLDKIATEIRHLQRTEVREAEEFFSEKQKGSSAMPHKRNPITSEQISGLARVMRANAQVALEDIALWHERDISHSSAERVILPDSTILADYLLAKTENLIAKLLVYPARMLKNLESTGGLIFSGQLLLDLAESGMSREDAYRLVQSHAMNSWKNGLIFRDEIAKVPEITARLTPEKLAHAFDYNRQLANVDAIFNRVLEKPI; this is encoded by the coding sequence TTGATCCCCCGTTACACTCGCGCCGCGATGGGCCGCATCTGGTCCGACGACAACAAGTACCGCTGCTGGCTCAAGGTTGAAGCCGCCGCCTCCCAGGCCCTCGCCCGCTTCGGCCTCGTCCCGCAGGAGGCCGCCGACGCCATCCGCGACCGCGGAGATTTTACTGTCGCCCGCATTAACGCCATCGAGGACGAGGTCAAGCACGACGTCATCGCCTTCACCACCACCGTCGCCGAGCACATCAACAACCCCGAGCACTCCCGCTGGCTCCACTACGGCCTGACCTCCACAGACGTCGTAGACACCGCCCAGGCCCTCCAGATCAAAGAGGCCTCCACGCTCATCCGCGCCGGCATCGTCACACTCTCCGAGACCCTTAAGCGACGCGCCCTCGAGTTCAAGAACACCCCCATCATCGGACGCACGCACGGCATCCACGCCGAGCCCTCCACCTTCGGGCTCAAGCTCCTCCTCTGGTACTCCGAGATTCAGCGCAACCTCACCCGCTTCGACGCCGCCGCCGAAGATCTCCGCGTAGGCAAGCTCTCCGGAGCCGTCGGAACCTTCGGCCACCTCAAGCCAGAGCACGAAGAGGCCATCTGCGCCGAACTCGGCCTCAAGCCTGCCGACATCGCAACGCAGGTCCTCCAGCGCGACCGCCACGCCACCTACATCTCAACGCTCGCCGTGCTCGGCAGCTCACTCGACAAGATCGCCACCGAGATCCGCCACCTCCAGCGCACCGAGGTCCGCGAGGCCGAGGAGTTCTTCTCCGAAAAGCAGAAGGGCTCCAGCGCCATGCCGCACAAGCGCAACCCCATCACCTCAGAGCAGATCTCCGGCCTCGCCCGCGTCATGCGCGCCAACGCCCAGGTCGCGCTCGAGGACATCGCCCTCTGGCACGAGCGCGACATCTCCCACTCCTCGGCCGAGCGCGTCATCCTCCCGGACTCCACCATCCTCGCCGACTACCTGCTCGCGAAGACGGAGAACCTGATAGCCAAGCTCCTCGTCTACCCCGCGCGCATGCTCAAGAACCTCGAGTCCACCGGCGGCCTCATCTTTTCCGGCCAGCTCCTCCTCGACCTCGCCGAATCCGGCATGAGCCGCGAAGACGCCTACCGCCTCGTCCAATCCCACGCCATGAACTCATGGAAGAACGGCCTCATCTTCCGCGACGAGATCGCTAAAGTCCCCGAGATCACCGCCCGCCTCACCCCCGAAAAACTAGCCCACGCCTTCGACTACAACCGCCAGCTAGCCAACGTCGACGCCATCT
- a CDS encoding glutaredoxin family protein: MELTVYTAAWCRDCRVAKRFLATHNIPYNEIDIETTPGAADLVLANVGKRAIPQFVIDGKWVQPYRPGEGFLHDEMAELFGVVNS, from the coding sequence ATGGAATTAACCGTCTACACAGCCGCCTGGTGTCGCGACTGCCGCGTAGCCAAGCGGTTCCTCGCTACTCACAACATCCCTTACAACGAGATCGACATCGAGACCACCCCCGGTGCCGCCGATCTCGTCCTCGCCAACGTAGGCAAGCGCGCCATCCCGCAGTTCGTCATCGACGGCAAGTGGGTCCAGCCCTACCGTCCCGGCGAAGGCTTCCTCCACGACGAGATGGCCGAACTCTTCGGCGTCGTAAACTCGTAA
- a CDS encoding DUF3175 domain-containing protein — protein MATKKKWSAKVTTASTYPEEGLFTRSASTIARSLASEEVSPKGPASGMRMLNFYINRAGKNLSDERKSELEKAKSLLSEIIARHKGKEAAKHQA, from the coding sequence ATGGCAACGAAGAAAAAGTGGTCCGCGAAGGTTACGACGGCATCAACCTATCCTGAAGAAGGACTCTTCACAAGAAGCGCCTCGACCATAGCCCGCTCGCTCGCATCCGAGGAAGTATCGCCCAAGGGCCCGGCCTCCGGCATGCGCATGCTGAACTTCTACATCAACCGCGCCGGCAAAAATCTCTCCGACGAGCGCAAATCCGAACTCGAAAAAGCCAAATCCCTCCTCTCCGAGATCATCGCAAGACACAAAGGAAAGGAAGCGGCGAAGCACCAGGCATAA
- the tadA gene encoding tRNA adenosine(34) deaminase TadA, giving the protein MIADDITDEQFMRIAIAEAQSSQAAGEVPVGAIVVGPDGTILGRGQNRVLRDSDPTAHAEIVALREAGRRLSNYRILTPQGGCNLYVTLEPCAMCASAILHARIARLVYAADDPKAGACGSVLSVLNHPQLNHRVEVSTGLLADQCSRMLTNFFRERRGKAILDPHPIDAQDALAGGPHGNEEKVVREGYDGINLS; this is encoded by the coding sequence ATGATCGCCGACGACATCACGGACGAGCAGTTCATGCGCATCGCCATCGCAGAGGCCCAGTCCTCTCAGGCCGCCGGCGAAGTTCCCGTCGGAGCAATCGTCGTCGGGCCCGATGGCACAATTCTCGGCCGAGGACAGAACCGCGTCCTTCGCGACTCCGACCCCACCGCCCACGCTGAGATCGTCGCCCTCCGTGAGGCTGGCCGCAGACTCTCCAACTACCGCATCCTTACTCCCCAGGGCGGCTGCAACCTCTACGTCACACTCGAACCCTGCGCTATGTGCGCCAGCGCCATCCTTCACGCCCGCATCGCACGCCTCGTCTACGCCGCAGACGACCCCAAGGCTGGAGCCTGCGGCAGCGTGCTTTCCGTCCTTAACCATCCTCAGCTGAATCACCGAGTTGAGGTCAGCACCGGCCTCCTCGCCGACCAATGCAGCCGCATGCTCACCAACTTCTTCCGCGAGCGCCGCGGCAAAGCCATCCTCGATCCGCATCCTATAGATGCGCAGGACGCGCTGGCAGGAGGGCCCCATGGCAACGAAGAAAAAGTGGTCCGCGAAGGTTACGACGGCATCAACCTATCCTGA
- a CDS encoding agmatine deiminase family protein, which produces MTTPRDQNFRMPAEWAPHSATWIAWPHNAEDWPGKFQPIPWVYVEIVRHLSCCEDIHILINDETSEKRARRMLLRAGANLARLHFHHWLTDRVWLRDSGPIFVKKMAEGSVKNPDGALAITNWRFNAWAKYPNWHRDDQIPHHVAKLYDMEEFQPEVEIDGRQHRLVLEGGSIDTNGAGVLLTTEECLLSDVQQRNPGVSREQLEQAFHDYLGIDQTIWLHRGAAGDDTHGHVDDITRFVDEDTILTCVEPSTHDENHLPLAENLDRLRSARNLAGQPFKIVELPMPAPVVFEGQRLPASYANFYIANEAVLVPTFNDTNDRHALNTIATCFPDRKVIGIHCVDFIWGLGALHCMTQQEPA; this is translated from the coding sequence ATGACCACACCCCGTGACCAGAACTTCCGCATGCCCGCCGAATGGGCTCCCCACTCTGCCACGTGGATCGCCTGGCCCCACAACGCCGAGGATTGGCCCGGAAAGTTCCAGCCCATCCCCTGGGTCTACGTCGAGATCGTCCGCCACCTCTCCTGCTGCGAAGATATCCACATCCTCATCAACGATGAGACCTCCGAGAAACGCGCCCGACGCATGCTCCTTCGCGCCGGAGCCAACCTCGCCCGCCTCCACTTCCACCACTGGCTCACCGACCGCGTCTGGCTCCGCGACTCCGGCCCCATCTTTGTCAAAAAGATGGCTGAAGGCTCCGTGAAGAACCCCGACGGCGCCCTCGCCATCACGAACTGGCGCTTCAATGCCTGGGCCAAGTACCCCAACTGGCACCGCGACGACCAGATCCCCCACCACGTCGCCAAACTCTACGACATGGAAGAGTTCCAGCCCGAGGTCGAGATTGACGGCAGGCAACACCGCCTCGTCCTCGAAGGTGGCTCCATCGACACCAACGGCGCCGGAGTCCTCCTCACCACTGAAGAGTGCCTCCTCTCGGACGTGCAGCAACGCAATCCCGGCGTCAGCCGTGAGCAGCTTGAGCAGGCATTCCACGACTACCTTGGAATCGACCAGACCATCTGGCTTCACCGCGGAGCCGCCGGCGACGACACCCACGGCCACGTCGACGACATCACCCGCTTCGTCGATGAAGACACAATCCTCACCTGCGTCGAACCCAGCACCCACGACGAGAACCACCTCCCGCTCGCAGAAAATCTCGACCGCCTGCGCTCTGCCCGCAACCTCGCGGGCCAGCCGTTCAAGATTGTCGAACTCCCCATGCCCGCGCCCGTCGTCTTCGAAGGCCAGCGCCTGCCCGCGAGCTACGCTAACTTCTACATCGCCAACGAGGCCGTCCTCGTACCTACCTTCAACGACACCAACGACCGCCACGCCCTCAACACCATCGCCACCTGTTTCCCTGACCGAAAAGTCATCGGAATCCACTGCGTGGACTTCATCTGGGGACTCGGCGCATTACACTGCATGACGCAACAGGAGCCCGCCTGA